The Salvia miltiorrhiza cultivar Shanhuang (shh) chromosome 1, IMPLAD_Smil_shh, whole genome shotgun sequence genome has a window encoding:
- the LOC131006746 gene encoding uncharacterized protein LOC131006746 isoform X1: MDCVYKDPNAPVEARVKDLLSRMTLLEKIGQMTQIERSVASASAIRDRFIGSVLSGGGSKPFENAKSADWVDMIDGFQKGALVTRLGIPIFYGVDAVHGNNNVYGATIFPHNIGLGATRDADLTRKIGEVTAIEVRASGAHYAFAPCVAVTRDPRWGRSYESYSEDTEVVRKMTSLVTGLQGQPPEGHPKGYPFLAGRKNVLASAKHFVGDGGTEKGINEGNTITSYEDLERIHLAPYLDCLSQGVCSVMASYSSWNGRKLHTDHYLLTEVLKKKLGFMGFIISDWEALDRLYVPHGSNYRQSILSTINAGIDMVMVPFRYELFLDEFLSLVESGEILMSRIDDAVERILRVKFIAGLFEYPLADLSLLEVVGCKAHRELAREAVRKSLVLLKNGKDGKKPLLPLDKKAKRILVAGTHADNLGYQCGGWTITWEGTTGRITEGTTILDAIKEAVEDEAEVTYELNPSPETFSGQDFSFAIVAVGEGPYVESGGDDLELKIPFNGAELVSLVGDRVPTLMILVTGRPLVLEPQLLEKIDALVVAWLPGSEGRGITDVVFGDYAFEGRLPVTWFTSVDKLPIHAGENSSDPLFPFGFGISC; the protein is encoded by the exons ATGGATTGCGTGTACAAGGATCCCAACGCTCCCGTGGAAGCGCGTGTGAAGGACCTCCTCTCACGGATGACTCTCCTCGAGAAGATCGGCCAAATGACTCAGATCGAGCGCAGCGTGGCGTCCGCTTCAGCCATCAGAGACCGCTTCATCG GAAGTGTGCTGAGTGGAGGAGGAAGCAAGCCATTTGAGAATGCGAAATCGGCGGATTGGGTGGATATGATTGACGGCTTCCAGAAGGGGGCTCTGGTGACGCGCCTCGGCATCCCCATTTTCTACGGCGTCGACGCCGTCCACGGGAACAACAATGTCTACGGCGCTACCATTTTTCCTCACAACATTGGCCTTGGCGCCACTAG AGATGCCGATTTAACTAGGAAAATTGGGGAGGTAACGGCTATTGAAGTAAGGGCAAGCGGAGCCCATTATGCATTTGCTCCATGTGTTGCT GTTACCAGAGACCCCAGATGGGGAAGAAGTTATGAAAGTTATAGTGAAGACACTGAAGTAGTCAGAAAGATGACCTCTCTTGTTACAGGCTTGCAAGGTCAGCCACCTGAAGGGCATCCAAAGGGATATCCATTTCTGGCTGGAAG AAAAAATGTTCTTGCGTCTGCCAAGCATTTTGTTGGTGATGGTGGAACTGAGAAAGGCATAAATGAGGGAAATACCATAACATCCTATGAGGATTTGGAGAGAATTCACTTGGCACCATATCTGGATTGTCTTTCCCAAGGAGTTTGCTCTGTAATGGCATCATACTCTAGTTGGAATGGAAGGAAATTGCATACTGACCATTATCTTCTTACCGAAGTTCTTAAAAAGAAGCTAGGATTCATG GGCTTTATAATATCAGACTGGGAGGCATTGGACCGGCTTTATGTCCCTCATGGTTCAAATTATCGTCAGAGTATCCTATCAACCATAAATGCGGGAATTGATATG GTAATGGTTCCTTTTAGATATGAACTGTTCTTGGATGAATTTCTGTCTCTTGTTGAGTCAGGGGAGATACTAATGTCCCGGATTGATGATGCTGTTGAGAGGATCCTGAGAGTGAAATTCATTGCTGGACTGTTTGAGTATCCTCTGGCTGACTTATCTTTACTAGAAGTAGTTGGTTGTAag GCACATAGAGAATTGGCACGTGAAGCTGTTCGCAAGTCCTTGGTTTTGTTAAAGAATGGTAAGGATGGTAAGAAACCTTTGCTCCCTCTTGACAAGAAGGCTAAGCGAATTCTTGTTGCGGGAACGCATGCTGATAACCTTGGATATCAGTGTGGAGGGTGGACAATTACCTGGGAGGGAACAACTGGCAGAATAACTGAAG GAACTACTATTTTGGACGCTATAAAAGAAGCAGTGGAAGACGAGGCAGAAGTGACATACGAATTAAATCCATCTCCAGAAACATTTTCTGGCCAAGATTTCTCTTTTGCTATAGTGGCTGTGGGTGAGGGTCCTTATGTTGAATCTGGTGGTGATGATTTGGAGCTCAAAATTCCTTTTAATGGAGCTGAGTTGGTGAGCTTAGTTGGAGATAGAGTTCCAACATTGATGATTCTGGTCACAGGAAGGCCTTTGGTTTTAGAGCCACAGCTTTTGGAAAAGATCGATGCCTTGGTTGTTGCTTGGCTGCCCGGTTCCGAGGGCAGGGGAATCACGGATGTTGTATTTGGAGATTATGCATTTGAAGGACGATTGCCCGTGACATGGTTCACGAGTGTCGATAAGCTTCCGATCCATGCAGGGGAGAACTCGTCCGACCCTCTGTTCCCGTTTGGGTTCGGGATATCATGCTAA
- the LOC131006746 gene encoding uncharacterized protein LOC131006746 isoform X2, which translates to MQYRDADLTRKIGEVTAIEVRASGAHYAFAPCVAVTRDPRWGRSYESYSEDTEVVRKMTSLVTGLQGQPPEGHPKGYPFLAGRKNVLASAKHFVGDGGTEKGINEGNTITSYEDLERIHLAPYLDCLSQGVCSVMASYSSWNGRKLHTDHYLLTEVLKKKLGFMGFIISDWEALDRLYVPHGSNYRQSILSTINAGIDMVMVPFRYELFLDEFLSLVESGEILMSRIDDAVERILRVKFIAGLFEYPLADLSLLEVVGCKAHRELAREAVRKSLVLLKNGKDGKKPLLPLDKKAKRILVAGTHADNLGYQCGGWTITWEGTTGRITEGTTILDAIKEAVEDEAEVTYELNPSPETFSGQDFSFAIVAVGEGPYVESGGDDLELKIPFNGAELVSLVGDRVPTLMILVTGRPLVLEPQLLEKIDALVVAWLPGSEGRGITDVVFGDYAFEGRLPVTWFTSVDKLPIHAGENSSDPLFPFGFGISC; encoded by the exons ATGCAATATAGAGATGCCGATTTAACTAGGAAAATTGGGGAGGTAACGGCTATTGAAGTAAGGGCAAGCGGAGCCCATTATGCATTTGCTCCATGTGTTGCT GTTACCAGAGACCCCAGATGGGGAAGAAGTTATGAAAGTTATAGTGAAGACACTGAAGTAGTCAGAAAGATGACCTCTCTTGTTACAGGCTTGCAAGGTCAGCCACCTGAAGGGCATCCAAAGGGATATCCATTTCTGGCTGGAAG AAAAAATGTTCTTGCGTCTGCCAAGCATTTTGTTGGTGATGGTGGAACTGAGAAAGGCATAAATGAGGGAAATACCATAACATCCTATGAGGATTTGGAGAGAATTCACTTGGCACCATATCTGGATTGTCTTTCCCAAGGAGTTTGCTCTGTAATGGCATCATACTCTAGTTGGAATGGAAGGAAATTGCATACTGACCATTATCTTCTTACCGAAGTTCTTAAAAAGAAGCTAGGATTCATG GGCTTTATAATATCAGACTGGGAGGCATTGGACCGGCTTTATGTCCCTCATGGTTCAAATTATCGTCAGAGTATCCTATCAACCATAAATGCGGGAATTGATATG GTAATGGTTCCTTTTAGATATGAACTGTTCTTGGATGAATTTCTGTCTCTTGTTGAGTCAGGGGAGATACTAATGTCCCGGATTGATGATGCTGTTGAGAGGATCCTGAGAGTGAAATTCATTGCTGGACTGTTTGAGTATCCTCTGGCTGACTTATCTTTACTAGAAGTAGTTGGTTGTAag GCACATAGAGAATTGGCACGTGAAGCTGTTCGCAAGTCCTTGGTTTTGTTAAAGAATGGTAAGGATGGTAAGAAACCTTTGCTCCCTCTTGACAAGAAGGCTAAGCGAATTCTTGTTGCGGGAACGCATGCTGATAACCTTGGATATCAGTGTGGAGGGTGGACAATTACCTGGGAGGGAACAACTGGCAGAATAACTGAAG GAACTACTATTTTGGACGCTATAAAAGAAGCAGTGGAAGACGAGGCAGAAGTGACATACGAATTAAATCCATCTCCAGAAACATTTTCTGGCCAAGATTTCTCTTTTGCTATAGTGGCTGTGGGTGAGGGTCCTTATGTTGAATCTGGTGGTGATGATTTGGAGCTCAAAATTCCTTTTAATGGAGCTGAGTTGGTGAGCTTAGTTGGAGATAGAGTTCCAACATTGATGATTCTGGTCACAGGAAGGCCTTTGGTTTTAGAGCCACAGCTTTTGGAAAAGATCGATGCCTTGGTTGTTGCTTGGCTGCCCGGTTCCGAGGGCAGGGGAATCACGGATGTTGTATTTGGAGATTATGCATTTGAAGGACGATTGCCCGTGACATGGTTCACGAGTGTCGATAAGCTTCCGATCCATGCAGGGGAGAACTCGTCCGACCCTCTGTTCCCGTTTGGGTTCGGGATATCATGCTAA
- the LOC131006747 gene encoding uncharacterized protein LOC131006747: protein MDTAREFLENIAAAEEADRVSRLRFPPHKPHAEPSFYEYSILRGVRVNSLRSDSTLSCSFTVPPRLTDRNGKLAAGAIASLVDEIGAAAIHEGGKPMDVSVDMSIAYISEAKMNDELEITSRCLGERGSYHGTEVLIRNRTTGDVVAQGRHSLFSLPPSASKL from the exons ATGGATACAGCCAGAGAGTTTCTCGAGAATATCGCCGCCGCCGAAGAAGCTGATCGAGTATCGCGGCTACGCTTCCCGCCGCATAAACCCCATGCAGAACCCAGCTTCTACGAGTATTCCATCCTACGAGGCGTCCGTGTCAACTCGCTCCGATCGGATTCAACACTCTCCTGCTCTTTCACTGTGCCCCCTCGTCTCACA GATAGAAATGGGAAGTTGGCTGCGGGGGCGATTGCCTCTTTGGTTGATGAAATCGGGGCTGCGGCGATCCATGAGGGTGGTAAACCGATGGATGTTTCAGTAGACATGTCCATCGCCTATATTTCTGAAGCTAAGATGAAT GACGAATTGGAGATTACCTCACGGTGTTTAGGTGAGCGAGGTAGCTACCATGGAACAGAGGTGCTCATACGTAACAGAACAACCGGTGATGTTGTTGCTCAAGGGCGGCATTCCTTATTTAGTTTACCTCCCTCTGCCAGCAAACTGTGA